A single genomic interval of Abditibacteriota bacterium harbors:
- a CDS encoding histone-lysine N-methyltransferase: MIIKKANGLQTFANHSELVNPREPNLLREQFPYTEVPAIVFDGMSVPMDPVEDYYITDTTFRDGQQARPPYTAGEIVKLYDFLSQIGGPNGIIRFSEFFLYSDKDKDAVNKCLELGHKFPVVTGWIRATKKDFEIVKQMGLKETGILTSCSDYHIYLKLKKDRAQVKEQYISLVRDAFDFGLDAVRCHLEDITRADFEGFVIPYVTELMKVAKEAGREVKIRLCDTMGYGVPWAEAALPRSVPKMIYTLKNECGVPGKWLEWHGHNDFHKVGVNGTTAWLYGAAAVNASLFGFGERTGNPSLEGAIFDYISLKGSDCGINTRMITEVAKYYTEELGLTIPDNYPFVGSNFNVTSAGVHADGILKNEEIYNIFDTAKILNRPARVNVTDKSGLAGIAHWVNAFLGLKSEYAIDKKHPGLYKINEWVHEQYKAGRVTSISDTEMLAQARIYLPDYFKSDFDIIKNRALDLTEKIIEEIVEDPCTQKMNVSGIEAKLSNIVRKHDFIQFAYVTDSKGIRITQNINPSQLNEKYVSATGSENFSEREWFVEAKKNKGIYITDFYTSRYTGEMCITVSAPIYNDDDDFIGVVGIDIQFEALARMPLIND, translated from the coding sequence ATGATAATCAAAAAAGCGAACGGACTTCAGACCTTTGCAAACCATAGCGAGCTCGTCAACCCCCGGGAGCCCAACCTGCTGAGGGAGCAATTCCCTTATACGGAGGTCCCGGCCATAGTCTTTGACGGCATGAGCGTGCCTATGGACCCTGTGGAGGATTATTATATCACAGATACCACTTTCCGGGACGGACAGCAGGCCAGGCCTCCCTATACCGCCGGCGAGATAGTCAAGCTGTACGACTTTCTCAGCCAGATAGGCGGCCCCAACGGCATCATCAGATTTTCGGAGTTTTTCCTGTATTCCGACAAGGACAAGGACGCCGTCAACAAGTGTCTGGAGCTGGGACACAAGTTCCCGGTGGTCACCGGCTGGATCAGGGCCACCAAGAAGGATTTTGAGATAGTAAAGCAGATGGGCCTGAAGGAAACGGGCATTCTCACCTCCTGCTCGGACTATCACATCTATCTGAAGCTGAAAAAGGACCGGGCGCAGGTGAAGGAGCAGTATATCTCTCTCGTCAGGGACGCCTTTGACTTCGGTCTGGACGCGGTGCGGTGCCATCTGGAGGACATCACCAGAGCCGACTTTGAGGGCTTTGTGATCCCCTACGTCACCGAGCTGATGAAGGTGGCAAAGGAAGCCGGCAGGGAAGTGAAGATCCGCCTGTGTGACACCATGGGCTACGGCGTGCCCTGGGCCGAGGCTGCCCTCCCCAGGTCGGTGCCCAAGATGATCTACACTCTCAAGAACGAGTGCGGAGTCCCCGGCAAGTGGCTGGAATGGCACGGACACAACGATTTTCACAAGGTGGGCGTCAACGGCACCACCGCCTGGCTCTACGGAGCAGCCGCCGTCAACGCGTCTCTCTTCGGCTTCGGAGAGAGGACCGGCAATCCTTCGCTGGAGGGGGCCATCTTTGACTACATCTCCCTGAAGGGCTCCGACTGCGGCATCAATACCCGTATGATCACCGAGGTGGCCAAATACTACACCGAGGAGCTGGGCCTCACCATACCGGACAACTATCCCTTCGTGGGCTCCAACTTCAACGTGACCAGCGCCGGCGTCCACGCCGACGGCATCCTGAAGAACGAAGAGATATACAACATCTTCGATACTGCCAAGATACTGAACAGGCCTGCCAGAGTGAACGTCACGGACAAGTCCGGACTGGCCGGCATAGCCCACTGGGTCAACGCCTTCCTGGGCCTGAAGAGCGAATACGCCATAGACAAAAAGCATCCGGGTCTCTACAAGATCAACGAATGGGTCCACGAGCAGTACAAGGCCGGCAGGGTGACCAGCATATCGGATACGGAGATGCTGGCTCAGGCCCGGATATATCTGCCCGACTATTTCAAGAGCGACTTTGATATCATCAAGAACAGAGCTCTGGACCTGACCGAGAAGATCATAGAAGAGATAGTGGAAGACCCCTGCACCCAGAAGATGAACGTGTCCGGCATAGAGGCCAAGCTGTCGAATATAGTCAGAAAGCACGACTTCATACAGTTTGCCTACGTGACGGACAGCAAGGGCATACGCATCACCCAAAACATCAACCCCAGTCAGCTGAACGAAAAATACGTCTCCGCCACCGGCAGCGAGAACTTCAGCGAAAGGGAGTGGTTCGTGGAGGCCAAGAAGAACAAGGGGATATATATCACCGATTTTTATACCTCCCGCTACACGGGAGAGATGTGTATCACCGTGTCTGCTCCCATATACAACGATGACGATGATTTCATCGGCGTGGTGGGTATAGATATCCAGTTTGAGGCGCTGGCAAGGATGCCTCTTATCAACGATTAA
- the mutL gene encoding DNA mismatch repair endonuclease MutL, with the protein MSDAKINILDDITASQIAAGEVVERPLSVVKELCENSIDAGADAIKIEIENGGQTYIRVTDNGCGMSETDAVMCLSRHATSKIRSADDLSNITTLGFRGEAVPSIASVSRMVIETCDNPEGNGVRITVSGGEPESVERIAFSRGTRITVRDLFYNVPARRKFMKTASSEQNGILGVISQLAIGEPGRRFELVNLIRRDRGEYTPRRLLLSAPGGNLLNAITSVLGADTARDMVYFSETDGVSTVSGYVSTAQGCRGSRRDEYMYVNGRCVKNRKMLYMAELPYKTLAPGKYPAAVIFVTLPPGLVDVNVHPAKSEVNFSNESQISGLIHKGVTKAVSGSLGSLRPAERGALQTGAEPEKQGQSAGQSGGQERSRAAGEYRRTPVELPKTMSGGTDTFRIDLADRKEEGDPFAWGSLPEQPAPAPIPGELKVIGQYRNTYIICSSDKGIIVIDQHVAHERILYESFEERSAENTGSQLMLMPETISCSMKDAAIVNARMEELSRAGYVLEDFGAGSFIMRGYPACLTEKNAKSVLQEIISDMSEEQGDKKLVIKPERVLIYASCRMAIKAGDKLSQEEMQTLVDELVKCRIPNTCPHGRPILMSITDYDLDKAFQRI; encoded by the coding sequence ATGAGCGACGCTAAGATCAACATACTGGACGACATCACCGCCAGCCAGATAGCTGCCGGCGAGGTGGTGGAGCGGCCTCTCTCCGTGGTCAAGGAGCTCTGTGAGAATTCCATCGACGCCGGAGCCGACGCCATCAAGATAGAGATCGAAAACGGCGGCCAGACCTATATCAGGGTCACGGACAACGGCTGCGGCATGTCCGAGACCGACGCGGTGATGTGCCTCTCCAGACACGCCACCAGCAAGATACGCTCTGCCGACGACCTGTCAAACATCACCACTCTGGGCTTCAGGGGGGAAGCGGTGCCCAGCATAGCCTCCGTCAGCAGGATGGTCATAGAGACCTGCGACAATCCGGAGGGCAACGGGGTGCGCATCACCGTCAGCGGCGGGGAGCCGGAGAGCGTGGAGCGTATCGCTTTTTCCCGGGGGACCCGCATCACCGTGAGGGACCTGTTTTACAACGTGCCCGCCAGACGCAAGTTCATGAAGACCGCGTCTTCGGAGCAGAATGGCATACTGGGCGTCATCAGCCAGCTGGCCATAGGAGAGCCCGGCAGGCGTTTTGAGCTGGTGAACCTCATACGCAGGGACAGGGGCGAATACACCCCGCGAAGGCTGCTGCTGTCGGCTCCGGGAGGCAATCTGCTGAACGCCATCACCTCCGTGCTGGGGGCGGATACTGCCAGGGATATGGTGTATTTTTCCGAGACGGACGGAGTCTCCACCGTGTCCGGCTACGTGTCCACCGCCCAGGGCTGCCGGGGCTCCAGAAGAGACGAATATATGTACGTCAACGGCCGCTGCGTCAAAAACAGAAAGATGCTGTATATGGCAGAGCTGCCCTACAAGACTCTTGCTCCCGGCAAATATCCGGCCGCCGTCATATTCGTGACGCTGCCGCCGGGGCTGGTGGACGTGAACGTGCATCCCGCCAAGAGCGAGGTGAACTTCAGCAACGAAAGCCAGATATCCGGGCTGATACACAAGGGAGTGACCAAGGCTGTCTCCGGCAGTCTCGGCTCCCTGAGACCCGCCGAGCGGGGCGCCCTGCAGACAGGCGCCGAGCCGGAGAAGCAGGGACAGTCCGCAGGGCAGTCCGGAGGACAGGAGAGGAGCCGGGCCGCGGGGGAATACCGCCGGACCCCGGTGGAGCTGCCCAAGACCATGAGCGGCGGGACCGATACCTTCAGGATAGACCTGGCGGACCGGAAGGAGGAAGGGGACCCCTTTGCATGGGGCAGCCTGCCCGAGCAGCCGGCGCCGGCTCCCATCCCCGGCGAGCTGAAGGTCATAGGACAATACAGGAACACCTATATCATATGCTCCTCCGACAAGGGCATCATAGTCATAGATCAGCACGTGGCCCACGAGCGCATACTCTACGAGAGCTTTGAAGAGCGCTCCGCCGAGAACACCGGGTCCCAGCTGATGCTCATGCCGGAGACCATCAGCTGCTCCATGAAGGACGCCGCCATAGTGAACGCCCGGATGGAGGAGCTGTCCAGAGCCGGCTACGTGCTGGAGGACTTTGGAGCCGGCAGCTTCATCATGCGCGGCTATCCCGCCTGTCTCACCGAAAAGAACGCGAAGAGCGTGCTGCAGGAGATCATAAGCGATATGTCCGAGGAGCAGGGGGACAAAAAGCTGGTCATCAAGCCGGAGAGGGTGCTCATTTACGCCAGCTGCCGCATGGCCATCAAGGCCGGCGACAAGCTGTCGCAGGAAGAGATGCAGACTCTGGTGGACGAGCTGGTGAAGTGCCGCATACCCAACACCTGTCCCCACGGCAGGCCTATCCTCATGTCCATCACGGACTACGATCTGGACAAGGCCTTTCAGAGGATCTGA
- the mutS gene encoding DNA mismatch repair protein MutS, with protein MKADKKTTPMEEQYLRVKALYPDIILFYRMGDFYEMFGEDAKIASKELEITLTKRSAGYAADMPMCGFPFHARDKYIARLVAKGYKVAVCDQLEDPKKAKKLVKRGVTRVVTPGTVIEEGMLQGDANNFIVALAGEDRSVGMAFADVSTGEFAVCEFPMSEARQTIADELARLSPTEILVSDRSGRDFENLLLCCTNSRYELTDAGLMPGETPREALSSYFRTDSLRGFGLDDYDAGLWAGALILSYIRKNSPDILKNIISISNYDPRGFMLMDASTRQNLELTQPSGPGDKSLTLMATVNRTRTAMGARLLRSWIEAPLVSCRDINDRLDKVEVFASDRLLLEDTRRSLGQIMDIERIQSRIVSKMASPKDLLGLAASLRELPRLSELLKDRPGELAAGFEGFEDTAGLIESAVMENHSASIRDGGVIRDGYDPELDSLRNAKSQGQSWILQLEAEEREQTGCKTLKVGYNSVFGYYIEVSRKEQDSVPERYIRKQTLVNCERYITEELKAIEEKLLGADEKALELEKELWDRLLDKLGDETRRIGAAASGIARLDVLSSFAYLAGESDYVKPEVNDSGCIDIRGGRHPVIETCTEAFVANDTHLNGSDSRIWVITGPNMAGKSTYMRQTALIVLLAQIGCYVPAEEAHIGVVDRIFTRIGAHDELATGQSTFMVEMNETANIINNATSDSLVILDEIGRGTSTHDGLAIAWASLEELERIGCKALFATHYHMLNQLEQHMEGVVNYRVAVREEKDRVIWLRKIMKGGTDRSYGLEVARLAGLPASVIGRARDILARLEAEDSDKKAIGPAAENIQLKLFDIAPDPVTEEIRAVNPDSLSPIEALNLIYTWKKRLDNERR; from the coding sequence ATGAAAGCAGACAAAAAGACTACCCCTATGGAAGAGCAGTATCTCCGGGTCAAGGCTCTGTATCCGGACATCATACTGTTTTACAGAATGGGCGATTTTTACGAGATGTTCGGCGAGGATGCGAAGATCGCCTCCAAAGAGCTGGAGATCACTCTCACGAAGCGCTCGGCTGGTTATGCCGCCGACATGCCCATGTGCGGCTTTCCCTTCCACGCCAGAGACAAATACATCGCCCGGCTGGTGGCCAAGGGCTACAAGGTGGCGGTCTGCGACCAGCTGGAGGACCCCAAAAAGGCCAAAAAGCTGGTCAAAAGAGGGGTGACCAGAGTGGTGACTCCCGGTACCGTCATCGAAGAAGGCATGCTGCAGGGAGACGCCAACAACTTCATAGTGGCCCTGGCCGGCGAGGACAGGTCGGTGGGCATGGCCTTTGCGGACGTGAGCACCGGAGAGTTTGCCGTGTGCGAGTTCCCCATGAGCGAGGCCAGGCAGACCATCGCCGACGAGCTGGCCCGGCTGTCGCCCACCGAGATACTGGTGAGCGACCGGTCCGGGAGAGACTTTGAGAATCTGCTCCTTTGCTGCACCAACTCCCGCTACGAGCTCACAGACGCAGGGCTTATGCCCGGTGAGACCCCCCGGGAGGCTCTGTCGTCCTATTTTCGCACGGACTCCCTGAGAGGCTTTGGTCTGGACGACTATGACGCAGGGCTGTGGGCCGGGGCTCTGATACTCAGCTACATACGCAAGAACAGCCCCGACATCCTGAAAAACATCATCTCCATATCCAACTATGACCCCCGGGGCTTTATGCTGATGGACGCTTCCACACGCCAGAATCTGGAGCTGACCCAGCCCTCAGGGCCCGGGGACAAAAGCCTGACCCTCATGGCCACGGTGAACAGGACCAGGACTGCCATGGGAGCCCGGCTGCTGCGCAGCTGGATAGAGGCGCCTCTGGTGTCCTGCCGGGATATCAACGACCGCCTGGACAAGGTGGAGGTGTTTGCCTCCGACCGCCTGCTGCTGGAGGATACCCGCAGGTCCCTGGGGCAGATCATGGATATAGAGAGGATACAGTCCCGCATAGTGTCCAAGATGGCTTCCCCCAAGGACCTGCTGGGACTTGCCGCCAGCCTGCGGGAGCTGCCCCGCCTGTCGGAGCTGCTGAAGGACAGACCCGGGGAGCTGGCCGCCGGCTTTGAGGGCTTTGAGGATACCGCCGGTCTCATCGAAAGCGCAGTCATGGAAAACCATTCCGCCTCCATACGGGACGGCGGCGTCATCCGGGACGGCTACGACCCGGAGCTGGATTCCCTGCGCAACGCCAAAAGCCAGGGGCAGAGCTGGATACTGCAGCTGGAAGCCGAGGAGAGGGAGCAGACCGGCTGCAAGACCCTCAAGGTGGGCTATAACAGCGTCTTCGGCTATTACATCGAGGTCAGCCGCAAGGAGCAGGACTCAGTGCCCGAACGGTATATACGCAAGCAGACTCTGGTGAACTGCGAAAGATACATCACAGAGGAGCTGAAGGCCATAGAGGAAAAGCTGCTGGGAGCCGACGAAAAGGCCCTGGAGCTGGAAAAGGAGCTCTGGGACCGGCTGCTGGACAAGCTGGGTGACGAGACCCGCCGCATCGGGGCCGCCGCCTCCGGCATAGCCAGGCTGGACGTGCTGTCCTCCTTTGCCTATCTGGCCGGCGAAAGCGATTATGTGAAGCCGGAGGTCAATGACAGCGGCTGCATCGATATCAGGGGCGGCAGACATCCTGTCATAGAGACCTGTACCGAAGCCTTTGTGGCCAATGACACCCATCTCAACGGCTCCGACAGCAGGATATGGGTGATCACCGGTCCCAATATGGCCGGCAAGTCCACCTACATGCGCCAGACGGCCCTTATAGTGCTGCTGGCCCAGATAGGCTGCTACGTGCCGGCGGAGGAAGCCCATATAGGGGTGGTGGACCGCATATTTACCCGCATAGGGGCCCATGACGAGCTGGCCACGGGCCAGAGCACCTTTATGGTGGAGATGAACGAGACGGCGAACATCATCAACAACGCCACCTCCGACAGTCTGGTGATACTGGACGAGATAGGCAGGGGCACCTCCACCCACGACGGTCTGGCCATTGCCTGGGCGTCGCTGGAGGAGCTGGAAAGGATCGGCTGCAAGGCCCTCTTTGCCACCCACTACCATATGCTCAACCAGCTGGAGCAGCATATGGAGGGAGTGGTCAATTACAGAGTGGCCGTCCGGGAAGAAAAGGACCGGGTGATATGGCTCAGAAAGATCATGAAGGGCGGCACTGACAGATCCTACGGTCTGGAGGTGGCCCGGCTGGCGGGCCTGCCCGCATCGGTCATAGGGAGAGCCAGAGACATACTGGCCCGGCTGGAAGCCGAGGACTCGGACAAAAAGGCCATCGGCCCGGCTGCGGAGAACATACAGCTGAAGCTGTTTGACATCGCTCCGGATCCCGTCACCGAGGAGATCAGGGCCGTCAATCCGGACTCCCTGTCTCCCATAGAGGCTCTCAATCTGATATACACCTGGAAGAAGAGGCTGGACAATGAGCGACGCTAA
- the miaB gene encoding tRNA (N6-isopentenyl adenosine(37)-C2)-methylthiotransferase MiaB, which yields MAPKYILYVWGCQMNEEDAAQIGDYLRKAGYEETRNPEEAAAAVLVTCSVRQKPENKVLSKLGELAIIKQEANPGLIIGVYGCMAQRQGKALRRGRPWLNFVCGTHRLSAIPGLIARAQAAPNGFFYDLELPDKEQGEPLPVPERTPRLKPSLREYVPIMFGCNNFCSYCIVPYTRGRERSRDYADITEEIERLARGGTKEVTLLGQNVNSYSGGVTFPRLLELVNDIDGIERIRFTTSHPKDLTPALIDAMAGLPKVEKHIHLAIQSGDDTVLRNMNRKYDSRRIRELIAALRSAVEDVAVTTDLIAGFPGETEEQFEHTLALVEEIRFDAAFMFSYNPIPGTPAASMEGQMPMKDKNRRLERLIALQNAITVDINRSRIGRTERVLVHGNASRPGQRTGLTEQGKTFNFEGAQPATGSVTEAVVTEAGLYGFTGRLP from the coding sequence ATGGCTCCGAAGTATATACTCTACGTCTGGGGCTGCCAGATGAACGAGGAGGACGCGGCCCAGATAGGCGACTATCTCAGGAAGGCCGGCTACGAGGAGACCCGGAATCCCGAGGAGGCCGCGGCGGCGGTGCTGGTGACCTGTTCGGTGCGTCAGAAGCCCGAGAACAAGGTGCTGTCCAAGCTGGGAGAGCTGGCCATCATCAAGCAGGAGGCCAACCCCGGCCTGATCATAGGCGTTTACGGCTGCATGGCCCAGAGGCAGGGCAAGGCTCTGAGACGGGGCAGGCCCTGGCTGAACTTTGTGTGCGGCACCCACAGGCTCTCCGCCATACCCGGCCTCATAGCCCGGGCTCAGGCCGCTCCCAACGGGTTTTTCTATGACCTCGAGCTTCCGGACAAGGAGCAGGGGGAGCCTCTGCCCGTGCCCGAAAGGACCCCGCGGCTAAAGCCCTCTCTGAGGGAATACGTGCCCATCATGTTCGGCTGCAACAACTTTTGCTCCTACTGCATAGTGCCTTACACCAGAGGAAGAGAGAGGAGCAGGGACTATGCCGACATCACGGAGGAGATAGAGCGTCTGGCCCGGGGCGGCACCAAAGAGGTGACCTTGCTGGGACAGAACGTGAACTCCTACTCCGGCGGAGTCACCTTTCCCCGGCTGCTGGAGCTGGTGAACGATATAGACGGCATAGAAAGGATACGCTTTACCACTTCTCACCCCAAGGATCTGACCCCTGCTCTCATAGACGCTATGGCGGGGCTGCCCAAGGTGGAAAAGCACATACATCTGGCCATACAGAGCGGAGACGATACGGTGCTCCGGAACATGAACAGAAAGTATGACTCCCGCAGGATCAGAGAGCTCATAGCCGCCCTCAGGAGCGCCGTGGAGGACGTGGCCGTCACCACGGATCTCATAGCCGGCTTTCCGGGGGAGACGGAGGAGCAGTTTGAGCATACCCTCGCGCTGGTGGAGGAGATCAGGTTTGACGCTGCCTTTATGTTCAGCTACAATCCCATCCCCGGTACTCCCGCTGCCTCCATGGAGGGGCAGATGCCCATGAAGGATAAAAACAGGAGACTGGAGCGTCTCATAGCCCTGCAGAACGCCATCACCGTGGATATCAACAGGTCCCGCATCGGCAGGACGGAGCGGGTGCTGGTCCACGGCAACGCTTCCCGGCCCGGTCAGAGGACAGGTCTCACGGAGCAGGGAAAGACCTTTAATTTTGAGGGAGCTCAGCCCGCCACTGGCTCTGTGACCGAAGCCGTGGTGACCGAGGCCGGACTCTACGGCTTTACGGGCAGGCTCCCCTGA
- a CDS encoding tetratricopeptide repeat protein: MKKLLFIAAALLLAGCVYAQDSLPALLLYNADLSSGAKESDSRLVAKTLRFYADKSNLFSSLIFNPEHPVVVLALNRGRITADDVSSNAPVTSRIRVAKELKYDYAGISEVSRKDGKLYISFSLCSLKDDSVYSSEASCAIAEGDDTPVSNSLHTACSGIMSKVISEALGVNAVYSGQAETVMTDESGRETKAPDNSSDLSELDSKALSKLNAAAMKDKNYSEAYRIVRRMIDMDPNDPELRLKLAEIYYEKQMFKDALECYYAAINMGYRGIDIGELKTKYESRVRFDITDEPDKGDDSVTVRTPSPAPARSSQVSALISEADKLWLQGNTDEAIKKYNAVVLSYPSDWRPYERLVYLYTNSQRYMEAASVLKTMNARGATGEYYAITKRSATMHALLSTALSKYTGEIKSFGYTVAKTEPGKSSVNDKIKQYKNKIDSLLLVISQLAQMDPNTNFGNLKLVGNLLNSAASGYGDFYESRDDESLSAAQDFTDQAESRIKSGV, translated from the coding sequence ATGAAAAAGCTGTTGTTTATAGCCGCCGCTCTCTTGCTGGCGGGCTGCGTATACGCCCAGGACTCTCTTCCCGCTCTGCTTTTGTACAACGCGGATCTCTCCAGCGGAGCCAAGGAGAGCGACTCCCGGCTCGTGGCCAAGACCCTGCGCTTTTATGCGGATAAGAGCAATCTGTTCTCGTCTCTCATCTTCAATCCGGAGCATCCCGTGGTGGTGCTCGCCCTGAACAGAGGCCGGATCACCGCCGACGACGTGAGCTCCAACGCTCCCGTCACCTCCAGGATCAGGGTGGCCAAGGAGCTGAAATACGACTATGCGGGCATATCCGAGGTCTCCCGAAAGGACGGCAAGCTATATATCAGCTTCAGTCTGTGCAGCCTGAAGGACGATTCGGTGTATTCCTCCGAGGCTTCCTGCGCCATCGCCGAAGGGGACGACACTCCCGTGTCCAACTCCCTGCACACGGCCTGCAGCGGCATTATGAGCAAGGTGATATCCGAAGCCCTCGGAGTGAACGCCGTGTATTCCGGCCAGGCCGAAACGGTCATGACCGACGAGTCCGGCAGGGAGACCAAGGCTCCCGACAATTCCTCCGACCTGTCGGAGCTGGACTCCAAGGCTCTCTCGAAGCTGAACGCCGCCGCCATGAAGGACAAAAACTACTCGGAAGCCTACAGGATCGTCCGCAGGATGATAGACATGGACCCCAACGATCCGGAGCTGAGGCTGAAGCTGGCGGAGATATACTATGAAAAGCAGATGTTCAAGGATGCCCTGGAGTGCTATTATGCCGCCATCAATATGGGCTACAGAGGCATCGATATAGGCGAGCTGAAGACCAAATACGAGAGCAGGGTGCGCTTTGATATCACCGACGAGCCCGACAAAGGCGACGACTCCGTCACGGTCAGGACTCCTTCTCCAGCGCCCGCCCGGTCCTCTCAGGTGTCCGCCCTCATCTCCGAGGCGGACAAGCTGTGGCTGCAGGGCAACACGGACGAAGCTATCAAAAAATACAATGCCGTCGTCCTGTCCTATCCCTCCGACTGGCGCCCCTACGAGAGGCTGGTGTATCTCTACACCAACTCCCAGCGCTACATGGAGGCGGCCTCCGTACTGAAGACCATGAACGCCAGAGGCGCCACCGGCGAATACTACGCCATCACCAAACGCTCCGCCACCATGCACGCGCTGCTGTCCACGGCCCTGTCCAAATACACCGGCGAGATCAAGAGCTTTGGCTACACGGTGGCCAAGACGGAGCCCGGCAAGAGCTCGGTCAACGACAAGATAAAGCAATACAAGAACAAGATAGACAGCCTGCTCCTGGTGATCAGCCAGCTGGCGCAGATGGACCCGAACACCAATTTCGGCAATCTGAAGCTGGTGGGCAATCTGCTGAACTCCGCCGCCTCCGGCTACGGCGACTTTTATGAGAGCCGGGACGACGAATCCCTGTCTGCCGCCCAGGACTTTACGGATCAGGCGGAGAGCAGGATCAAGTCGGGCGTATAG
- the ruvB gene encoding Holliday junction branch migration DNA helicase RuvB, whose product MSIKHHDEAEAPRFVAPERRPEDSEQESSLRPRSFSELIGRDKIVSNLNIYIQAAKQRGEALDHVLLYGPPGLGKTTLAYIIANEMDVNIVSTSGPAIEKPADLAAILSNLEKNSVLFIDEIHRLNRAVEEILYPAMEDYKLDIVVGKGAGAYTVNVSLERFTLVGATTRAGLITAPLRSRFGIVHNFDLYDVDALSHIVDRTARLLDTQITKDGSMEIASRSRGTPRIAIRTLKRVRDFAQVMGDGTIDLECAREGLRRLEIDEEGLDAADRRILDIIINKFNGGPVGMDTLSAAIGEEKDTIEDAHEPYLIQKGFISRTPKGRVATRLAYDHLGVDLREKGLLSFTEKEDDHD is encoded by the coding sequence ATGTCTATCAAACACCATGACGAAGCGGAGGCTCCCAGGTTCGTGGCGCCGGAAAGGCGTCCCGAGGACAGCGAGCAGGAATCTTCCCTCCGTCCCCGCAGCTTTTCGGAGCTCATAGGCAGAGACAAGATAGTCAGCAACCTGAATATATACATACAGGCTGCCAAACAGAGAGGAGAGGCCCTGGACCACGTGCTTCTCTACGGACCTCCGGGGCTGGGCAAGACCACTCTGGCTTATATCATCGCCAACGAAATGGACGTGAATATCGTCTCCACCTCCGGGCCTGCCATAGAAAAGCCGGCGGACCTGGCGGCCATACTCAGCAATCTGGAAAAGAACTCGGTGCTGTTCATAGACGAGATCCACAGGCTGAACAGGGCAGTGGAGGAGATACTGTATCCCGCCATGGAGGACTACAAGCTGGACATCGTGGTGGGCAAGGGCGCCGGAGCCTACACGGTCAACGTGTCTCTGGAGCGCTTTACCCTGGTGGGCGCCACCACCCGGGCGGGGCTGATCACGGCTCCTCTCAGGAGCAGATTCGGCATAGTGCACAACTTCGATCTCTATGACGTGGATGCTCTCAGCCACATAGTGGACAGGACAGCCCGCCTGCTGGATACCCAAATCACCAAGGACGGCTCCATGGAGATAGCCTCCAGGAGCCGGGGCACACCCAGGATAGCCATACGCACCCTGAAGAGGGTGAGAGACTTTGCTCAGGTCATGGGGGACGGCACCATCGATCTGGAGTGCGCCAGAGAAGGGCTCAGGAGACTGGAGATAGACGAAGAAGGTCTGGACGCCGCCGACAGGCGCATCCTGGACATTATCATCAACAAGTTTAACGGCGGCCCCGTGGGCATGGACACCCTGTCTGCCGCCATAGGCGAGGAAAAGGATACCATCGAGGACGCCCATGAGCCCTATCTCATCCAGAAGGGCTTTATCAGCCGCACTCCCAAAGGCCGGGTGGCCACCCGGCTGGCCTACGACCATCTGGGTGTAGATCTCAGAGAAAAAGGGCTTTTGTCCTTCACGGAGAAGGAGGATGACCATGACTGA
- the ruvA gene encoding Holliday junction branch migration protein RuvA → MMIGYLRGKVLLVRQDSLILDVGGVGYSVCCPAPLLARAEGETELFVTTVVREDAITLFGFDTEEDQSIFEQLMSVNKVGARTALGALSVMTSAEIVNAVLTGDNAALARIPGVGRKITEQIILDLKDKLGDAPAGAGSGDKDTQLIARAVEALTGLGFTRSNAGKAVNDIMAAEGADDLSGLISKALKQLGKGKSTK, encoded by the coding sequence GTGATGATAGGTTATCTCAGAGGAAAGGTGCTGCTTGTCAGGCAGGACAGTCTGATCCTGGACGTGGGAGGAGTAGGCTACAGCGTCTGCTGCCCGGCCCCCCTGCTGGCCAGAGCGGAGGGAGAGACGGAGCTCTTTGTCACTACGGTGGTGAGAGAGGACGCCATCACCCTTTTCGGCTTTGACACAGAGGAGGACCAGTCCATATTCGAGCAGCTCATGTCTGTGAACAAGGTAGGCGCCAGGACAGCTTTGGGCGCCCTGTCCGTCATGACCAGCGCCGAAATAGTGAACGCCGTCCTCACCGGGGACAATGCAGCCCTGGCCCGCATACCCGGCGTAGGCAGAAAGATCACGGAGCAGATCATACTGGATCTGAAGGACAAGCTGGGCGACGCCCCGGCGGGCGCCGGCTCCGGCGACAAGGATACCCAGCTCATAGCCAGAGCGGTGGAGGCCCTCACGGGCCTGGGCTTTACCAGAAGCAACGCCGGGAAGGCCGTGAATGACATCATGGCTGCGGAAGGAGCGGACGACCTGTCCGGCCTGATCAGCAAGGCCCTCAAGCAGCTGGGCAAAGGCAAATCGACTAAATAG